The nucleotide sequence GACGAGAAACCCCTTCACTGCCTTTGGCCCCCACCCCCAACGGCCAATTCACCGATGTCCCCATCCCCACTTGAGCGTTCCAGGTCGGACTGATTTTGCTCAAATAGTCCGTAAACATGTTCGTGGTGCCGCTCCCGTCGCTCCGGTGCACCACGACGATGTTCTGGGCCGGCAACTTAGTGACGGGATTGAGCGCCACGATCCTGGGATCATTCCATTTGGTGATGCGGCCCAGGAAAATATCCGCCAGGACCTCTGGAGAGAATTGGACCGGGCCCTTGATGCCGGGCAGATTGTAGGTGATGGACACCGCACCCAGAACAGTCGGGATATGCAAAATCTCCCCGGGCATTTTCTTCAGCATGTCGTCCGTCAAGGGGGCGTCACTCGCTCCAAAATCGATCACTTTTTTGCTGATCTGCTCGATTCCCCCGCCGCTGCCGATCGATTGATAGTTGATTCTGACATTCGGCGTCAAACGACCGTACTCGTCGATCCAACGGGAGTACAACGGATACGGAAACGTGGCCCCGGCGCCGTTCAAAAGCGCCGCTCTGCCGCCGGATCCGGGCAGCGGCACCCCTGTTGAACCGGACCCCGCCCCGAACCCCCCGCAGCCGACGACCCACACCATTCCCAGGAAAACTGACGCCATCAGCGCAACAATTCTCCCTAACATCTCCCAGCCCTCCCCCATCTGACACTCAAGGGCAATTCGTCTCTCAGGGCATCCCGTCCGTTCGCGAGGATCTTCGTACCACACCCGGACCCTACTGTTTTCTTGGATTGTACAACTTCCATGTTAAATAAAAATCATCCTTGGA is from Kyrpidia tusciae DSM 2912 and encodes:
- the pstS gene encoding phosphate ABC transporter substrate-binding protein PstS encodes the protein MLGRIVALMASVFLGMVWVVGCGGFGAGSGSTGVPLPGSGGRAALLNGAGATFPYPLYSRWIDEYGRLTPNVRINYQSIGSGGGIEQISKKVIDFGASDAPLTDDMLKKMPGEILHIPTVLGAVSITYNLPGIKGPVQFSPEVLADIFLGRITKWNDPRIVALNPVTKLPAQNIVVVHRSDGSGTTNMFTDYLSKISPTWNAQVGMGTSVNWPLGVGAKGSEGVSRQVQSTVGAIGYVELSYALLNNLPYALIQNRAGKFVAPSLETTTAAAAGAASSMPDDLRVSIVNAPGDNAYPIAGFTYILVFKDQADPDKGRALAKFLWWAVHDGERMAPPLAYGPLPPEVLTKVEQKLKSMTAQGRPLLAGP